A single region of the Syntrophotaleaceae bacterium genome encodes:
- a CDS encoding phosphomannomutase, whose product MNLKCFKAYDIRGRIPEELNENLAFRIGRAYALWLGPERVVVGRDVRTSSKALCDALADGLVAGGVEVDDLGLCGTEEVYFATFSEKLSGGIMVTASHNPPEYNGMKLVREGARPISGDSGLHRLGELVSQGVFPTVKKSGGVRSLCTRSAYIDHLLGYVDPERLQPFKVVVNAGNGCAGPVVDALEKRLPFTFVKVHHEPDGTFPHGIPNPLLPENRAATAEAVIRSGAQVGIAWDGDFDRCFLFDEAGRFIEGYYVVGLLAEAMLQQTPGSRIIHDPRLTWNTLDIVRSAGGVPIQSKTGHAFIKERMRGEDAVYGGEMSAHHYFRDFAYCDSGMIPWLLVLQLMSSTGRTLSDLVDERIALFPASGEINRRLKNPEAAIAKVMSRFSSEGPRLDHTDGLSMEFRDWRFNLRCSNTEPVLRLNVESRGNRTLMEERTAEILGILDGV is encoded by the coding sequence ATGAATCTGAAATGCTTCAAGGCTTACGATATTCGGGGAAGGATTCCCGAAGAGCTCAATGAAAATCTCGCGTTTCGCATAGGCCGGGCCTATGCCTTGTGGCTGGGACCGGAAAGGGTCGTGGTCGGACGGGATGTGCGGACTTCGAGCAAAGCGCTGTGCGATGCCCTGGCCGATGGACTTGTGGCCGGGGGCGTGGAGGTCGACGACCTGGGACTTTGCGGGACCGAAGAAGTGTATTTCGCGACCTTTTCGGAAAAGTTGTCGGGCGGCATCATGGTCACTGCCAGTCACAACCCTCCCGAATACAACGGCATGAAACTGGTCCGGGAAGGTGCCAGGCCGATCAGTGGCGACAGCGGCCTCCATCGACTGGGCGAGCTCGTTTCGCAAGGGGTTTTCCCGACAGTGAAAAAGAGTGGCGGCGTTCGCTCCTTGTGCACCCGCTCCGCCTATATAGATCATCTGCTCGGATATGTAGACCCTGAACGGCTTCAGCCCTTCAAAGTCGTGGTCAACGCCGGCAACGGATGTGCAGGACCGGTTGTGGATGCGCTGGAAAAACGTCTGCCTTTCACTTTCGTCAAAGTTCATCATGAACCGGACGGTACCTTTCCCCACGGCATACCCAACCCTCTGCTGCCGGAGAACCGTGCCGCAACCGCGGAGGCTGTCATCCGGTCCGGGGCCCAGGTCGGGATTGCCTGGGATGGCGATTTCGATCGCTGTTTCCTGTTCGATGAAGCCGGACGGTTTATTGAAGGCTATTACGTTGTCGGTCTGCTGGCGGAGGCCATGCTGCAGCAAACTCCCGGGTCCCGGATCATCCATGACCCGCGGCTGACCTGGAACACTCTCGATATCGTTCGCTCGGCAGGCGGAGTTCCGATCCAGAGCAAGACAGGGCACGCCTTCATCAAGGAACGAATGCGCGGTGAAGATGCCGTCTATGGCGGAGAGATGAGCGCTCATCACTATTTTCGCGACTTCGCCTACTGCGACAGCGGCATGATCCCCTGGCTGCTGGTTCTGCAACTCATGAGCAGTACCGGACGGACCCTGTCCGATCTCGTCGACGAAAGAATCGCCCTGTTTCCAGCCAGCGGCGAGATCAACCGTCGTCTGAAAAATCCGGAAGCCGCAATCGCCAAGGTCATGTCCCGCTTCTCTTCAGAGGGTCCGAGACTGGATCATACCGATGGCCTTTCCATGGAATTCCGGGACTGGCGATTCAACCTCCGCTGTTCCAATACCGAGCCGGTGTTGCGGCTCAATGTCGAATCCCGCGGCAACCGCACTCTGATGGAGGAGCGAACGGCGGAAATTCTTGGTATTCTGGACGGGGTATAA
- a CDS encoding UDP-glucose/GDP-mannose dehydrogenase family protein, translating into MNLTVIGTGYVGLVTGTCFAEMGNTVTCVDTSEEKIAVLKDGRVPIYEPGLEPLLHNNIREGRLHFTTSLPKAMEDCRIFFIAVGTPGNHDGSPDLRHVLDVAREIGRFMTEYCVIVDKSTVPVGTADQVRAVIRHELQVRGVEIDYDVVSNPEFLKEGAAIDDFMRPDRIIIGTESERAREKMRQLYAPFNMSRDRTIYMGVRDAEMTKYAANAMLATKISFINEIANLCDELGVDVENVRRGIGSDSRIGYSFIYPGCGFGGSCFPKDVSALIHMAESCDFDPKVLRSVMERNQGQQRVLFDKISRRFGSDLSGVTVGVWGLAFKPGTDDLREAPSLVLLHKLIEAGARVKAYDPVAMDAARKVLPRAWLDNCDLVLTDHQYDALRGADALALVTEWKPFRTPDFRAMKKIMLQPIIFDGRNQYDPEQMREEGFEYIGIGRRAELAEQGLVGVQSRR; encoded by the coding sequence ATGAATCTGACCGTCATCGGAACCGGATACGTTGGACTGGTAACTGGCACCTGTTTTGCGGAGATGGGCAATACCGTCACCTGTGTCGACACCTCTGAAGAAAAGATCGCCGTGCTCAAGGACGGGCGGGTTCCCATCTACGAACCGGGTCTGGAACCTTTGCTGCACAATAACATTCGGGAAGGGAGGCTGCATTTCACGACCTCTTTGCCCAAGGCCATGGAAGATTGCCGCATCTTTTTCATTGCCGTCGGCACACCCGGCAACCATGACGGCAGCCCGGACCTGCGCCATGTGCTCGACGTTGCCCGGGAAATTGGCCGCTTCATGACCGAATATTGTGTGATTGTGGACAAGTCGACCGTCCCCGTCGGTACCGCCGACCAGGTCCGTGCGGTCATCCGCCATGAACTCCAGGTGCGCGGGGTGGAGATAGATTACGACGTCGTCAGCAACCCTGAGTTTCTGAAGGAAGGTGCGGCGATCGACGATTTCATGCGCCCTGACCGGATCATCATCGGCACCGAGAGCGAACGGGCCCGGGAGAAAATGCGTCAGCTCTATGCACCATTCAACATGAGTCGCGACCGCACCATCTACATGGGGGTGCGGGACGCCGAAATGACCAAATACGCCGCCAATGCCATGCTGGCAACCAAGATATCCTTCATCAACGAGATTGCCAACCTTTGCGACGAACTGGGCGTGGACGTGGAAAACGTGCGCCGCGGTATCGGCAGCGATTCCCGCATCGGATACTCTTTCATCTACCCGGGCTGTGGTTTCGGCGGTTCCTGTTTCCCCAAGGACGTCAGCGCCCTGATTCACATGGCGGAAAGTTGCGATTTCGACCCCAAGGTCCTGCGTTCGGTGATGGAACGCAACCAGGGGCAGCAGCGTGTGCTGTTCGACAAGATCAGCAGGCGGTTCGGCAGCGATCTCAGCGGCGTGACCGTCGGGGTCTGGGGGCTGGCCTTCAAGCCGGGAACCGACGACTTGCGCGAGGCTCCTTCGCTGGTGCTGCTTCACAAACTGATCGAGGCCGGCGCCCGAGTCAAGGCCTATGATCCCGTGGCCATGGATGCGGCCCGCAAAGTTCTTCCCCGCGCCTGGTTGGATAACTGCGACCTGGTGCTGACCGACCATCAGTACGACGCCCTCAGAGGGGCCGATGCCCTGGCCCTGGTCACCGAATGGAAGCCGTTCCGTACCCCCGATTTTCGCGCCATGAAAAAAATCATGCTGCAACCGATCATTTTCGATGGGCGAAATCAGTACGACCCGGAACAGATGCGGGAAGAAGGTTTCGAATATATAGGCATCGGACGGCGGGCTGAATTGGCGGAACAAGGGCTCGTTGGAGTCCAGTCCAGGAGGTGA
- a CDS encoding NAD-dependent epimerase: protein MAKILVTGHAGFIGFHLTRRLLERGDEVVGLDNVNDYYDPSLKQARLDLLAGTDNYRFVRMDLGDRNGMAKLFAEEGFDRVVNLAAQAGVRYSLVNPHAYVDSNLVGFMNILEGCRHGGVKHLVYASSSSVYGANTSMPFSVHDNVDHPVSLYAASKKANELMAHTYAHLYNLPVTGLRFFTVYGPWGRPDMALFLFTRAILAGEPIDVFNFGKMRRDFTYIDDIVEGVVRTLDKTAEPNPAWNGADPDPGTSSAPSRLYNIGNNSPVELMYLIETLEKALGKKAEKNMLPIQPGDVPETYADVDDLSRDVGFKPATPIEVGVQRFVEWYRGYFEL, encoded by the coding sequence GTGGCAAAAATTCTGGTGACCGGCCATGCCGGTTTCATAGGCTTTCATTTGACCCGCCGGCTGCTCGAACGGGGCGACGAGGTGGTCGGGCTCGACAATGTCAACGACTACTACGATCCCAGCCTGAAACAGGCCAGGCTCGATCTGCTCGCCGGCACGGATAATTACCGTTTCGTGCGGATGGACCTGGGTGACCGCAATGGCATGGCAAAGCTTTTCGCCGAAGAGGGGTTCGACCGGGTGGTAAATCTTGCGGCCCAGGCCGGCGTGCGTTACTCTCTGGTCAATCCTCACGCTTATGTCGACAGCAACCTGGTTGGTTTCATGAACATCCTCGAGGGGTGCCGGCACGGCGGAGTCAAACATCTCGTCTATGCCTCCTCGTCCTCGGTCTATGGTGCCAATACCAGCATGCCTTTTTCGGTCCATGACAACGTCGACCATCCCGTATCCCTGTATGCCGCGTCCAAAAAGGCCAACGAGCTGATGGCCCACACCTACGCCCACCTCTACAATCTGCCGGTCACCGGGCTGAGGTTCTTTACCGTTTACGGCCCCTGGGGGCGGCCGGACATGGCCCTGTTCCTGTTCACCAGGGCGATCCTGGCCGGGGAACCGATCGACGTGTTCAACTTCGGTAAAATGAGGCGTGACTTCACCTACATCGACGACATCGTCGAAGGTGTGGTGCGCACCCTGGATAAGACGGCGGAACCGAATCCTGCCTGGAACGGCGCCGACCCCGATCCCGGCACCAGCAGCGCCCCCAGCCGTCTTTACAACATCGGCAACAATTCCCCGGTGGAACTGATGTACCTCATCGAAACCCTGGAAAAGGCTCTGGGCAAAAAGGCCGAGAAAAACATGCTGCCCATCCAGCCCGGAGACGTCCCCGAAACCTACGCCGACGTCGACGACCTGTCCCGGGATGTGGGATTCAAACCGGCCACGCCGATTGAAGTGGGCGTTCAGAGGTTCGTGGAGTGGTATCGGGGGTATTTTGAGTTGTGA
- a CDS encoding nucleotide sugar dehydrogenase: MIIASDIISRKAKIAVVGLGYVGLPLAAAFSRKADVIGFDISHEKIRELRSGEDATGELSAEELAASPIDFTTDPARLGEASFLIVTVPTPIDDYKKPDLTPLQSASRTIGRHIRPGSIIVFESTVYPGVTEEVCLPIIEAESGLVCGRDFKLGYSPERINPGDKVHTVDKIVKVVAGQDAETLETVAAIYEMIVMAGVHRASSIKVAEAAKVIENTQRDLNIALMNELAIIFGKMGINTREVLEAAGTKWNFLKFTPGLVGGHCIGVDPYYLTFKAEAIGYNPQVILAGRRINDGMGKHVAENTVKKLIDADKAVKGSRVLVLGLTFKENVPDIRNSKVIDIVRELREYGVEVLIHDPIADAEEVRMEYGEELVDPAAAGPLDGVVWAVAHDVFRQEFTPAKLKQLCNSGNGCGVVADVKALLDGDEVLRYNLRYWCL; encoded by the coding sequence ATGATCATCGCCTCGGACATCATTTCCCGCAAAGCAAAAATCGCCGTAGTCGGCCTCGGTTACGTCGGTCTGCCTCTGGCCGCGGCTTTCAGCCGCAAGGCCGACGTGATTGGTTTTGATATCAGTCATGAGAAAATTCGGGAACTGCGCTCAGGTGAGGATGCTACCGGCGAATTGTCGGCGGAGGAGCTGGCCGCCAGTCCCATCGACTTCACCACGGATCCTGCCCGGCTGGGGGAGGCGTCTTTTCTCATCGTCACCGTGCCCACTCCCATCGACGATTACAAGAAGCCGGATCTGACCCCTCTGCAGTCCGCTTCAAGGACTATCGGTCGTCATATCCGTCCCGGCTCCATAATTGTCTTCGAATCCACCGTCTATCCCGGCGTTACCGAGGAGGTTTGCCTGCCGATCATAGAAGCTGAATCCGGCCTGGTCTGCGGGCGGGATTTCAAGCTCGGCTATTCCCCGGAAAGGATCAACCCTGGGGACAAGGTTCATACGGTCGACAAGATCGTCAAGGTGGTTGCCGGCCAGGATGCCGAAACCCTGGAAACGGTGGCTGCGATCTACGAGATGATTGTCATGGCGGGGGTGCATCGCGCTTCCTCCATCAAGGTGGCCGAGGCCGCCAAGGTCATCGAGAATACCCAGAGGGACCTGAACATCGCCCTGATGAATGAACTGGCCATTATCTTCGGCAAGATGGGGATTAATACCCGGGAAGTGCTGGAGGCGGCCGGAACCAAGTGGAATTTCCTCAAGTTCACCCCGGGTCTGGTCGGTGGCCACTGCATCGGCGTCGACCCTTATTACCTGACCTTCAAGGCTGAGGCGATCGGCTACAATCCGCAGGTGATCCTGGCTGGCCGCCGCATCAACGACGGCATGGGCAAGCATGTGGCCGAGAACACGGTCAAAAAGCTCATCGATGCCGATAAGGCAGTGAAAGGCAGTCGGGTGCTGGTGCTCGGGCTGACCTTCAAGGAAAACGTGCCCGACATCCGCAACAGCAAGGTGATCGATATCGTCCGGGAACTGCGGGAATACGGCGTCGAGGTCCTGATCCACGATCCTATTGCCGATGCCGAGGAAGTGCGCATGGAATACGGCGAGGAACTGGTCGATCCGGCTGCCGCCGGTCCCCTGGACGGCGTGGTCTGGGCCGTGGCGCACGACGTCTTCCGGCAGGAATTCACCCCGGCGAAGCTGAAGCAGCTGTGCAATTCCGGCAACGGTTGCGGGGTGGTGGCGGATGTGAAGGCCCTGCTGGACGGGGATGAAGTGCTTCGGTACAATCTGCGGTATTGGTGTCTGTAA
- a CDS encoding DNA polymerase III subunit alpha has product MPFTHLHLHSALSPNWGLHSPEVLCAAARAMGMERLALTDRNGLYAIPRFVEAAREAGIAPLVGAEAVSGGRRALLLARNREGYANLCRLLSALHTDDPFDLCQALAARRKGLFVISDDAVLLEQLVQRDRDGLHVELSPGHGPETALKLARRLGLPPVATSRALLLHPGDYLLHRTLRAIAGNTTLDRLCEADCARPSDRLLPERELADRFPHCPEGLANTVAIADACCTDWDFSATIFPRFRGLEDRQAAMELERRARKGALWRYGRLNERIEERMQKELSLIRDKGFAHYFLVVEELAAQSPRTCGRGSAAASLVAYCLGITHVDPLRYNLFFERFLNEGRTDPPDIDIDFPWDERDDVLDFAFARYGKDRAAMVANQVGFKSRGALREVAKVFGLPADEIKDLTARLSGYWSPSKGVQALAEHPLFRGEQLSEDWQRIIAIAGRLDGQLRHLAQHCGGLVVVPEEIRRYVPVEMSASGRPLIQWEKDQTEAAGLVKIDILGNRSLAVIRDALAAVRKNTGREIDYRRWQPLADRRTRTLLCRGETMGCFYIESPATRQLLCKMWGGAALPDEETLFEHLVMASSIIRPAANRFIREFVARMRGKPWRHLHPALAPILGETYGLAVYQEQITQIAMALAGFSAAEGDRLRKIISKKDKGRKLEDYRQRFIAGGRRRDVPDRVLGQVWEQVLSFAGYSFCKPHSASYALVSCKSAWLKANHPAEFLAAVISNGGGYYSTLGYLSEARRMGLAIQPPDINASDRPWQGRDRGLRVGLMQIACLTGKTVDDLLAERERNGPFAGFGDFLERLPQLAVEQVRQLIKAGCFDELEGAGRRPTLIWQLLDRHRQPNAGGSLFAAPAAPPPELPPIDPADRRIQELETLGLPISRHPLDGLEEVAARHGAIRAADLHRHVGRPVTLLGWWVTGKPIRTGEGRPMEFVTFEDQSALFDATLFPAVYERFCRKLAHPRPYLVKGRVEEEFGVVTVNVGWLGFLD; this is encoded by the coding sequence ATGCCCTTCACCCACCTTCACCTTCACTCCGCCCTCTCCCCCAACTGGGGCCTGCACTCGCCGGAGGTGCTGTGCGCCGCCGCGCGGGCAATGGGCATGGAGCGGCTGGCCCTGACCGACCGCAACGGGCTGTACGCCATCCCGCGCTTTGTCGAGGCGGCCCGTGAAGCCGGCATCGCGCCGCTGGTCGGCGCCGAGGCGGTCAGCGGCGGGCGGCGGGCGCTGCTGCTGGCTCGCAATCGAGAGGGTTATGCCAATCTCTGCCGGCTGCTGTCGGCTCTGCATACCGACGATCCCTTCGATCTGTGCCAGGCATTGGCGGCCCGGCGGAAGGGTCTTTTCGTCATCAGCGACGACGCCGTGCTGCTGGAGCAACTGGTGCAACGGGACCGCGACGGGCTCCATGTCGAACTTTCTCCCGGGCACGGTCCGGAAACCGCCCTGAAACTGGCTCGCCGCCTGGGGCTGCCACCCGTGGCCACCAGTCGCGCCCTGCTGCTGCATCCCGGCGACTACCTGCTGCACCGCACCCTGCGCGCCATCGCCGGCAACACCACCCTCGACCGGCTGTGTGAAGCGGACTGCGCCCGGCCGAGCGACCGGCTGCTGCCGGAGCGGGAACTGGCCGATCGCTTCCCCCACTGCCCCGAGGGCCTGGCCAACACCGTCGCCATCGCCGACGCCTGCTGCACCGACTGGGATTTCTCCGCCACCATCTTCCCCCGCTTCCGGGGACTGGAAGACCGCCAGGCCGCCATGGAGCTGGAACGGCGCGCCCGCAAAGGCGCCCTGTGGCGTTATGGCCGCCTGAACGAACGGATCGAGGAGCGCATGCAGAAGGAGCTGAGTCTGATCCGCGACAAGGGCTTCGCCCACTACTTCCTGGTGGTGGAGGAGCTGGCCGCCCAATCGCCCCGCACCTGCGGCCGGGGCAGCGCCGCCGCCTCCCTGGTGGCCTACTGCCTCGGCATCACCCACGTCGATCCCCTGCGCTACAACCTTTTCTTCGAGCGTTTTCTCAACGAAGGGCGCACCGATCCACCCGACATCGACATCGATTTCCCCTGGGACGAGCGGGACGATGTGCTCGATTTCGCCTTCGCCCGCTATGGAAAGGATCGCGCCGCCATGGTCGCCAATCAGGTCGGCTTCAAAAGCCGCGGCGCCCTGCGCGAGGTGGCCAAGGTCTTCGGCCTGCCCGCCGACGAAATCAAGGATCTTACCGCCCGTCTGTCCGGCTACTGGTCTCCGTCCAAAGGGGTGCAGGCCCTGGCCGAACATCCCCTGTTCCGCGGCGAACAGCTGAGCGAGGACTGGCAGAGGATCATCGCCATCGCCGGAAGGCTGGACGGCCAGCTCCGGCACCTGGCCCAGCACTGCGGCGGCCTGGTGGTGGTGCCGGAGGAGATCCGCCGCTACGTTCCGGTGGAGATGTCCGCCTCCGGCCGCCCCCTGATCCAGTGGGAGAAGGACCAGACCGAGGCGGCCGGTCTGGTGAAGATCGACATCCTCGGCAACCGCTCCCTGGCGGTGATCCGCGATGCCCTGGCCGCCGTCCGAAAGAACACCGGCCGGGAGATCGACTATCGCCGCTGGCAGCCCCTCGCCGACCGCAGGACCCGCACTTTGCTCTGCCGCGGCGAAACCATGGGCTGCTTCTACATCGAATCGCCGGCCACCCGGCAGCTGCTGTGCAAGATGTGGGGCGGTGCGGCGCTGCCCGACGAGGAGACCCTGTTCGAGCACCTGGTCATGGCCTCGTCGATCATCCGCCCGGCGGCCAACCGCTTCATCCGCGAATTTGTCGCCCGCATGCGCGGCAAACCCTGGCGGCATCTGCATCCTGCCCTGGCGCCGATCCTCGGCGAAACCTACGGTCTGGCCGTTTACCAGGAACAGATCACGCAGATCGCCATGGCCCTGGCCGGATTCTCGGCGGCCGAGGGGGATCGTCTGCGCAAGATCATCAGCAAAAAGGACAAGGGGAGAAAACTGGAGGATTACCGGCAGCGATTCATCGCCGGCGGTCGGCGGCGGGACGTGCCCGACAGGGTGCTGGGGCAGGTCTGGGAGCAGGTGCTGTCTTTCGCCGGCTACTCCTTCTGCAAACCGCACTCGGCGTCCTATGCCCTGGTCAGCTGCAAATCGGCCTGGCTCAAGGCCAACCATCCGGCGGAATTCCTGGCCGCAGTGATCAGTAACGGCGGCGGCTACTATTCCACCCTCGGCTATCTCTCCGAGGCGAGGCGGATGGGTCTGGCGATCCAGCCCCCCGACATCAACGCCAGCGACCGGCCCTGGCAGGGGCGGGATCGCGGACTGCGGGTCGGCCTGATGCAGATCGCCTGCCTCACCGGGAAAACAGTCGACGACCTGCTGGCGGAACGGGAACGCAACGGACCTTTTGCCGGTTTTGGTGATTTTCTGGAGCGCCTGCCGCAGCTGGCCGTGGAACAGGTCCGGCAGCTGATCAAGGCGGGCTGTTTCGATGAACTGGAAGGAGCCGGAAGGCGGCCGACCCTGATCTGGCAGCTGCTCGACCGGCACCGGCAACCGAACGCGGGAGGATCGCTGTTTGCCGCTCCGGCCGCACCGCCGCCGGAACTGCCGCCCATCGACCCGGCGGACCGTCGGATCCAGGAGCTGGAAACCCTCGGACTGCCCATCTCCCGCCATCCCCTCGACGGTCTGGAAGAGGTCGCCGCCCGCCACGGCGCCATCCGGGCGGCCGACCTGCATCGCCACGTCGGCCGACCCGTCACCCTGCTCGGCTGGTGGGTCACCGGCAAGCCGATCCGCACCGGCGAGGGCCGCCCGATGGAATTCGTCACCTTTGAGGACCAGAGCGCCCTGTTCGACGCCACCCTGTTTCCCGCCGTCTACGAACGCTTCTGCCGCAAACTGGCCCATCCCCGCCCCTACCTGGTCAAAGGCAGGGTCGAGGAGGAGTTCGGAGTGGTCACGGTGAATGTTGGATGGTTGGGGTTTTTGGATTAG
- a CDS encoding DNA polymerase IV: MIRDILHLAVPDFHVALARAADPSLAGRPLAVAAGSGDRALLRCVSAEARGDGVRPGMNAWLARRCCPALQLLPPQPELACRALRNFAELASSCSPLWEPAADGRLFLDLTGSRRLLGSPLDVAGRLERDVADRLQLPLTCGVAGNKLIARIAAGYLDRPGICDVLRGSESRFIGPLPASVLPGIGSLRAERLLADLNLRRVEQIAALSVSQLEPVCGSFAALFHQRALGIDPSPVRPPQRSSALAEEALLERAANDEPAVRAALGRLAEACGLRLRHLARSTTRLRLTLRYVDGLTDERTRSGPVPLFYDLDLMDAADGLLHHAWRRRVRLRSLRLACERLVPLIRQLDLFAEPQQELHHDALQTALDTLRARFGAKAVVWGRCGGGVRSEAAGDNPADQTDRSDPTDRSASRQDCDFNL, encoded by the coding sequence ATGATTCGTGACATTCTGCACCTGGCGGTGCCCGATTTTCACGTCGCCCTGGCGCGGGCCGCCGACCCGTCCCTGGCTGGCCGGCCGCTGGCCGTGGCGGCCGGCAGTGGCGACCGCGCTTTGTTGCGCTGCGTTTCCGCCGAAGCCCGGGGCGACGGCGTGCGGCCCGGCATGAATGCCTGGCTGGCCCGTAGATGCTGTCCGGCCCTGCAACTGCTGCCGCCCCAGCCGGAACTGGCTTGCAGGGCCCTGCGGAACTTCGCCGAACTGGCCTCATCCTGCAGTCCCCTGTGGGAACCGGCCGCGGACGGCCGGCTGTTTCTCGATCTGACCGGCAGCCGGCGCCTGCTCGGCTCGCCCCTCGATGTGGCAGGCCGTCTGGAACGGGACGTCGCCGACCGCCTGCAGCTGCCGCTGACCTGTGGCGTGGCCGGCAACAAGCTGATCGCCCGCATCGCTGCCGGCTATCTCGACCGGCCCGGCATCTGCGACGTGCTGCGCGGCAGCGAAAGCCGCTTCATCGGCCCCCTGCCCGCTTCGGTGCTGCCGGGCATCGGCAGCCTGCGCGCCGAGAGGCTGCTTGCCGATCTCAACCTGCGCCGGGTGGAACAGATCGCCGCCCTGTCCGTCTCCCAGCTGGAACCGGTCTGCGGCTCTTTCGCCGCCCTGTTCCACCAGCGGGCCCTCGGCATCGACCCCAGCCCGGTGCGCCCGCCCCAACGCAGCTCCGCGCTGGCGGAGGAGGCCCTGCTGGAACGCGCCGCCAACGACGAACCGGCGGTCCGCGCCGCCCTCGGCCGTCTGGCCGAAGCCTGCGGCCTGCGCCTGCGCCATCTGGCCCGGAGCACCACCCGGCTGCGCCTGACCCTGCGCTACGTCGACGGCCTCACCGACGAACGGACCCGCAGCGGCCCCGTCCCCCTGTTTTACGACCTGGACCTGATGGATGCCGCCGACGGTCTGCTGCACCACGCCTGGCGCCGCCGGGTGCGCCTGCGTTCTCTGCGCCTCGCCTGCGAGCGGCTGGTGCCGCTGATCCGTCAGCTGGACCTGTTTGCCGAACCGCAACAGGAGCTGCACCACGACGCCCTGCAGACGGCCCTCGACACCCTGCGCGCCCGGTTCGGCGCGAAGGCGGTGGTTTGGGGACGGTGTGGTGGTGGAGTGAGGAGTGAGGCGGCTGGCGATAATCCGGCTGATCAGACCGATCGTTCCGATCCGACCGATCGGTCTGCCAGCCGCCAAGATTGCGATTTTAACCTGTAG
- the lexA gene encoding transcriptional repressor LexA → MSPLTPKQKQVFDYISSHIDLQGVAPSQQEIAEAFGFRSLGTVQNYLVRLEREGLLQRDWNARRSLRLAAVPEQGLKLPLAGTVAAGKPIEAIETRDAIEVPPAMVGSGEHFVLRVAGDSMIGDGILDGDYVVVRKQADAEHGQTVVALIDNEATVKRLQHRGTRIELHPANPAMQPIVVDDPDNFRIEGVVVGVIRHYR, encoded by the coding sequence ATGAGTCCGTTGACGCCCAAGCAGAAGCAGGTTTTCGACTATATCTCAAGCCACATCGACCTGCAGGGGGTCGCCCCGTCCCAGCAGGAGATCGCCGAGGCGTTCGGCTTTCGCTCCCTCGGCACGGTGCAGAACTACCTGGTGCGCCTCGAACGGGAGGGGCTGCTGCAGCGGGACTGGAACGCCCGGCGCAGCCTGCGCCTGGCGGCGGTGCCGGAGCAGGGTCTGAAGCTGCCCCTGGCCGGCACGGTGGCGGCCGGCAAACCGATCGAGGCCATCGAGACCCGGGACGCCATCGAGGTGCCGCCGGCCATGGTCGGCAGCGGCGAACATTTCGTGCTGCGGGTGGCCGGCGATTCGATGATCGGGGACGGCATTCTCGACGGCGACTACGTGGTGGTGCGCAAGCAGGCCGACGCCGAGCATGGTCAGACTGTGGTCGCCCTGATCGACAACGAGGCGACGGTCAAACGGCTGCAGCACCGGGGCACGCGCATCGAGCTGCATCCCGCCAACCCCGCCATGCAGCCCATCGTCGTCGACGATCCGGACAACTTTCGTATCGAGGGGGTAGTGGTCGGAGTGATCCGCCATTACCGGTAG
- a CDS encoding type II toxin-antitoxin system VapB family antitoxin — MATNLAIDDKLIEEARRLGKHKTKKAVVTEALEEYILRHKQVRILELFHQVDFDPEYDYKSQRRKT, encoded by the coding sequence ATGGCCACGAATCTTGCTATTGACGACAAACTGATCGAAGAAGCCCGCCGTTTGGGGAAACACAAGACGAAAAAAGCCGTTGTAACCGAAGCGTTGGAGGAATATATCCTGCGGCACAAGCAGGTGCGGATTCTTGAATTGTTCCACCAGGTCGACTTCGATCCAGAGTACGACTACAAGAGTCAGCGGCGGAAAACATGA
- a CDS encoding PIN domain-containing protein produces the protein MKILVDTSVWSLALRRNHIAEDSFVRELRELIAELRVQMIGPIRQELLSGIHSVTQFKALRDRLRAFPDLVLTDHDYELAAEFFNACRKKGVQGSNTDFLICAVAQNHEMPVLTTDDDFTHFQEHIPILLYRPRF, from the coding sequence ATGAAGATCCTGGTAGATACAAGTGTCTGGTCTCTGGCTCTGCGCCGCAACCATATAGCGGAGGATTCATTCGTGCGAGAGTTGCGCGAATTAATCGCCGAGCTCAGGGTGCAGATGATCGGCCCGATTCGCCAGGAACTATTGTCGGGCATCCACTCTGTCACCCAGTTCAAGGCTCTGCGGGATCGCTTGCGGGCCTTTCCTGACTTGGTGCTGACCGACCACGATTATGAATTGGCCGCCGAATTTTTCAACGCCTGTAGAAAAAAGGGCGTTCAGGGCTCCAATACGGACTTTCTCATCTGTGCAGTTGCGCAAAACCATGAGATGCCTGTTTTAACGACGGACGACGATTTCACCCATTTTCAGGAGCACATTCCCATTCTTCTCTATCGGCCAAGGTTCTGA